In Natronococcus occultus SP4, the following proteins share a genomic window:
- a CDS encoding S8 family serine peptidase — MSDHDKSGFERRTVLKGLGAAGVIGGATAGVAARDVTPQDADNPAVDSALADLWADNEMVKVVLRLERLDRAQLQDVGRDEVVSQLQAHAEATQEELHRRAEALDEVRVANTFWLANAIVLKVRTDEIRPDDLASWPSVRWVHRNVDYQLPEPASVTDASTSADDVTYGLDQLNVPEVWDELDVTGAGAEVAVLDTGINADHPDFAAFDSDNWQEFDGDGNPIDSDPFDDNGHGSHVAGTTAGPLEPDGDVPAYGVAPDAELWHGKVLDALGGGTFDQIIAGMEWAVDETTADIIGMSLGGSPSDTVTLEATEHIADAGVILSASNGNNSLSTPGAFYSSFGSQAIDENYDLAEFAVGEWIEPEEFFDDPEEIPDYWADEYVTPTASAAGVDVLSLYPDEYAEISGTSMSQPHKAGAFALMVSASGDLDREWFEETMVDTAWQPEQAPSEDPNAEYGHGVIDALEATQQVALDQSVTGTVTDTDDSPIEGADVTVADPGTSTQTDADGGYDVLAEAGDTTVTAEAFGYEAVSHDVSVPDGGTAEQDFELPAALAAEVVADQPTIIEGGETITTTLHAAHPETVTVSNTGGYGGDLALTVDGEDATLGEPVALDGGIGEVAVSVETDADTSGDVELEHTFDGAGETTSLTTGPTQVVEELIEVAVIDDTEGYGDDWVALLEDELADVYEVEHVDSSEALEDIEAYDAYFVHGLDSDEWYEATAEIGTIYTAQNLGPDTLSPRAELIDDPDSVTTGTNLATWEITEPHEILDDVAEPGDEVEIHTDTWGDGASFGDTDADVYAEAADEANAFAVDEERSDVLLTAIGIGWVGPDELTDDALAIVANAVAYAAAPEDDDWELAPAVVNDEQPGIPSGTGADLVSRLDDQLELDEEIDLLTGAEAVDAAEAGEYTTYVVNSMETDFVEAFDEYTADAETNVVWLDQWGRLEGIAAKADVLGNPETTDDGRGGGPGSNPELEIVADHPIFDGVGDDGDSFQIHDAHHPDRSWFDGYDGDVVGEIHAHQISGGGGVGIDDGKSTVLLSSFATSGDVTGSDYSEDAETVLGNAVKYLVGALDADSDAQSAMLPADD; from the coding sequence ATGAGTGATCACGACAAGAGCGGATTCGAGAGACGCACAGTACTCAAGGGGCTCGGCGCGGCCGGCGTTATCGGTGGGGCGACCGCGGGTGTCGCCGCGCGGGACGTGACCCCACAGGACGCGGATAACCCGGCGGTCGACTCGGCGCTTGCCGACCTGTGGGCGGACAACGAGATGGTCAAGGTCGTCCTCCGGCTCGAGCGACTCGATCGGGCCCAACTTCAGGACGTCGGGCGAGACGAGGTCGTCTCCCAACTCCAAGCACACGCCGAGGCGACTCAGGAAGAGCTTCACCGGCGAGCCGAGGCACTCGACGAGGTTCGTGTCGCGAACACGTTCTGGCTCGCAAACGCGATCGTGCTGAAGGTCCGCACCGACGAGATCAGGCCGGACGACCTCGCCAGCTGGCCATCCGTTCGGTGGGTCCACCGCAACGTCGACTACCAGCTTCCGGAGCCGGCGTCGGTGACCGACGCCAGTACGAGCGCGGACGACGTCACCTACGGCCTCGACCAACTCAACGTCCCCGAGGTGTGGGACGAACTCGACGTCACCGGGGCGGGTGCCGAGGTCGCAGTCCTCGACACCGGGATCAACGCCGACCACCCGGACTTCGCGGCGTTCGACTCGGACAACTGGCAGGAGTTCGACGGCGACGGCAACCCGATCGACTCCGACCCCTTCGACGACAACGGCCACGGCAGCCACGTGGCCGGCACGACCGCCGGCCCGCTGGAGCCCGATGGCGACGTCCCCGCCTACGGCGTCGCTCCCGACGCGGAGCTGTGGCACGGGAAGGTGCTCGACGCACTCGGCGGCGGCACCTTCGATCAGATCATCGCTGGCATGGAGTGGGCCGTCGACGAGACCACCGCGGACATCATCGGGATGAGCCTCGGTGGCTCGCCGTCGGATACGGTCACCCTCGAGGCCACGGAGCATATCGCCGACGCCGGCGTCATCCTCTCGGCATCCAACGGCAACAACAGCCTCTCGACGCCGGGGGCGTTCTACTCGTCGTTCGGCAGCCAGGCGATCGACGAGAACTACGACCTCGCGGAGTTCGCCGTCGGCGAGTGGATCGAGCCCGAGGAGTTCTTCGATGATCCCGAGGAGATCCCGGACTACTGGGCCGACGAGTACGTCACTCCCACCGCCTCTGCGGCCGGCGTCGACGTGCTCAGCCTGTACCCCGATGAGTACGCAGAGATCTCTGGCACGTCGATGTCCCAGCCACACAAGGCCGGTGCCTTTGCGCTGATGGTCTCGGCGAGCGGTGATCTCGATCGGGAGTGGTTCGAGGAGACGATGGTCGACACCGCGTGGCAGCCCGAGCAGGCACCAAGCGAGGATCCGAACGCGGAGTACGGTCACGGCGTCATCGACGCCCTGGAGGCGACCCAGCAGGTCGCCCTCGATCAGAGTGTCACCGGCACCGTTACCGACACCGACGACAGCCCGATCGAGGGTGCCGACGTCACGGTCGCGGATCCCGGCACCTCGACACAGACCGACGCCGACGGCGGCTACGACGTGCTCGCGGAAGCCGGCGACACGACCGTGACGGCCGAGGCGTTCGGGTACGAGGCGGTCAGCCACGACGTGTCGGTGCCAGACGGTGGTACCGCCGAACAGGACTTCGAACTGCCCGCTGCGCTGGCCGCCGAGGTGGTCGCCGACCAGCCGACGATCATCGAGGGCGGCGAGACGATCACGACGACGCTCCATGCGGCACATCCCGAGACCGTTACGGTCTCGAACACGGGCGGCTACGGCGGCGACCTCGCGCTTACCGTCGACGGCGAGGACGCCACCCTCGGCGAGCCGGTCGCCCTCGACGGCGGAATCGGGGAGGTCGCGGTCAGTGTCGAGACGGACGCCGACACCAGCGGCGATGTCGAACTCGAGCACACGTTCGACGGCGCCGGCGAAACGACCAGCCTGACGACCGGGCCGACACAGGTCGTCGAGGAGCTGATCGAGGTCGCCGTCATCGACGACACCGAAGGCTACGGCGACGACTGGGTGGCCCTCCTCGAGGACGAGCTCGCCGACGTCTACGAGGTCGAGCACGTCGATTCCAGCGAGGCACTCGAGGACATCGAGGCGTACGACGCCTACTTCGTCCACGGGCTCGACTCCGACGAGTGGTACGAGGCCACGGCCGAGATCGGCACGATCTACACGGCCCAGAACCTCGGCCCGGACACACTCAGCCCGCGGGCGGAGCTCATCGACGATCCGGACAGCGTGACGACGGGGACCAACCTGGCGACCTGGGAGATCACCGAGCCCCACGAGATCCTCGATGACGTCGCCGAGCCCGGCGACGAGGTCGAGATCCACACCGACACCTGGGGCGACGGCGCCTCCTTCGGCGACACCGACGCCGACGTCTACGCCGAGGCGGCCGACGAGGCCAACGCCTTCGCCGTCGACGAGGAGCGCAGCGACGTGCTCCTGACAGCGATCGGGATCGGCTGGGTCGGCCCGGACGAGCTGACCGACGACGCGCTGGCGATCGTCGCCAACGCGGTCGCCTACGCCGCGGCGCCCGAAGACGACGACTGGGAACTGGCGCCGGCGGTCGTCAACGACGAGCAGCCCGGGATCCCGTCGGGTACCGGCGCCGATCTCGTCTCGCGGCTCGACGACCAGCTGGAGCTCGACGAGGAGATCGACCTGCTCACGGGCGCGGAAGCCGTCGACGCCGCCGAAGCGGGAGAGTACACCACGTACGTCGTCAACAGCATGGAGACGGACTTCGTCGAGGCGTTCGACGAGTATACGGCTGATGCGGAGACCAACGTCGTCTGGCTCGACCAGTGGGGTCGCCTCGAGGGGATCGCTGCGAAAGCCGACGTCCTTGGCAACCCCGAGACGACCGACGACGGCCGCGGTGGGGGCCCCGGATCCAACCCGGAACTCGAGATCGTCGCGGACCATCCGATCTTCGACGGCGTCGGGGACGACGGCGACTCGTTCCAGATCCACGACGCACACCACCCCGACCGCAGCTGGTTCGACGGCTACGATGGTGACGTCGTCGGCGAGATCCACGCCCACCAGATCAGCGGTGGCGGTGGCGTCGGCATCGACGACGGGAAAAGCACCGTCCTGCTCTCGAGCTTTGCCACGAGCGGTGACGTGACCGGGAGCGACTACTCCGAGGACGCAGAGACGGTCCTTGGCAACGCGGTCAAGTACCTCGTCGGCGCACTCGACGCCGACAGCGACGCCCAGTCGGCGATGCTGCCAGCCGACGACTGA